The Castanea sativa cultivar Marrone di Chiusa Pesio chromosome 11, ASM4071231v1 genome contains a region encoding:
- the LOC142615125 gene encoding uncharacterized protein LOC142615125: protein MESNETRSTNQPQPNQTLPQTFKRKPILLYLSSILVLFLAISFTFTNTNYYKTQPLRYTLSSHSHAHPTFLQTLLGFLNPTPKPKQAPAPKPISISPFCVLWMAPFLSGGGYSSESWSYILALHEHMKNPIFKLAIEQHGDLESLEFWEGLPKYIQKLAFELHQTECRMNETIVVCHSEPGAWYPPLFETLPCPPGAYQNFKSVIGRTMFESDRVNSEHVKRCNQMDYVWVPTDFHVSTFIQSGVDPSKVVKIIQPIDVKFFDPLKYKPLDLSTIGKLVLGSTTRNLNLKKEFMFLSIFKWEYRKGWDVLLRSYLKEFSSVDGIALYLLTNPYHSEGDFGNKIVEFVEESGMEKPVAGWAPVYVIDTHIAQTDLPRLYRAVNAFVLPSRGEGWGRPLVEAMAMSLPVIATNWSGPTEYLTEENSYPLPVDRMSEVVEGPFIGHLWAEPSVDKLQVLMRHVMSNVEEAKAKGKQAREDMIRRFSPEIVAEIVTNHIQDILQKVT, encoded by the coding sequence ATGGAATCCAATGAAACCCGTTCCACTAATCAACCACAACCAAATCAAACTCTCCCCCAAACATTCAAACGGAAACCAATTCTGCTATATTTATCATCCATTCTTGTTCTCTTTCTAGCAATCTCATTCACTTTCACCAATACAAACTATTACAAAACCCAACCCCTAAGATACACTCTCTCATCACATTCACACGCACACCCCACTTTTCTTCAAACCCTTTTAGGCTTTCTTAACccaaccccaaaacccaaacaagCCCCAGCACCAAAACCCATTTCCATTTCACCCTTTTGTGTGCTATGGATGGCTCCTTTTCTTTCAGGTGGTGGGTACAGCTCAGAAAGTTGGTCATATATCTTAGCCCTCCATGAACACATGAAAAACCCAATTTTCAAATTGGCCATTGAGCAACATGGTGATCTTGAATCACTTGAATTCTGGGAAGGCTTGCCAAAATATATCCAGAAGTTGGCATTTGAGCTTCACCAAACAGAATGTAGAATGAATGAGACCATTGTGGTTTGTCACAGTGAGCCTGGTGCTTGGTACCCTCCTTTGTTTGAAACCTTACCATGCCCACCAGGTGCTTACCAAAATTTCAAGTCCGTGATTGGCAGGACCATGTTTGAGAGCGATAGGGTGAATTCGGAGCACGTTAAGCGATGTAATCAAATGGATTATGTTTGGGTTCCTACTGATTTTCATGTATCTACATTTATTCAAAGTGGGGTTGATCCTTCTAAGGTGGTCAAAATCATTCAGCCTATTGATGTGAAGTTCTTTGATCCCCTCAAGTATAAGCCATTAGACCTTTCTACTATAGGGAAATTGGTGTTAGGTTCAACAACCCGgaacttgaatttgaaaaagGAGTTTATGTTTTTGAGTATCTTCAAGTGGGAGTATAGGAAGGGTTGGGATGTATTGTTAAGATCATACTTGAAGGAATTCTCTAGTGTTGATGGGATTGCTTTGTATTTACTAACAAATCCATACCATTCTGAAGGGGATTTTGGGAACAAGATAGTGGAGTTTGTGGAGGAGTCTGGTATGGAAAAACCAGTAGCTGGTTGGGCTCCAGTTTATGTGATTGATACTCACATTGCTCAAACTGATTTACCGCGACTATACAGGGCAGTTAATGCATTTGTTCTTCCATCAAGAGGGGAAGGGTGGGGGAGGCCTCTTGTGGAAGCCATGGCAATGTCCTTGCCAGTGATTGCCACGAATTGGTCCGGGCCAACAGAGTATTTGACAGAGGAGAACAGCTATCCATTGCCTGTGGATAGAATGAGTGAGGTTGTGGAAGGGCCATTCATAGGGCATCTTTGGGCAGAACCTTCAGTTGATAAGCTTCAAGTTCTAATGAGGCATGTGATGAGTAATGTCGAGGAAGCTAAGGCCAAAGGTAAGCAAGCAAGGGAGGACATGATAAGAAGGTTCTCTCCCGAGATTGTTGCGGAAATTGTTACTAATCATATACAAGACATACTTCAGAAGGTGACTTGA
- the LOC142615049 gene encoding nudix hydrolase 26, chloroplastic-like, whose translation MDYTPQGYRRNVGVCLINPYKKIFAASRFDINSAWQMPQGGVDEGEDPRSAAIRELREDTGVSSVEIVAEVPYWLTFDFPPEVREKLKHLWESDWKGQVQKWFLVKFTGTDEEINLWGDGTEKAEFGKWSWMSPEQIVELAVDFKKPIYKEVMTAFSPYLQ comes from the exons ATGGATTATACTCCCCAAGGTTACAGGAGAAACGTTGGTGTTTGTCTCATCAATCCTTACAAAAAG ATTTTTGCAGCTTCAAGGTTTGATATAAACAGTGCTTGGCAAATGCCGcag gGTGGTGTCGATGAGGGTGAAGATCCTAGAAGTGCAGCCATCAGGGAATTAAGAGAAGATACAGGGGTTAGTTCAGTGGAAATTGTTGCAGAG GTACCTTATTGGTTGACATTTGACTTCCCACCTGAAGTCAGGGAAAAGCTTAAACATCTGTGGGAATCAGACTGGAAGGGTCAAGTACAGAAGTG gTTTCTTGTTAAATTCACTGGGACAGATGAAGAAATCAATCTGTGGGGTGATGGGACAGAGAAAGCTGAATTTGGAAAGTGGTCATGGATGTCTCCAGAACAAATAGTTGAGCTT GCAGTGGATTTTAAGAAGCCTATTTACAAGGAAGTTATGACAGCTTTTTCTCCATATCTTCAGTAA
- the LOC142617527 gene encoding nudix hydrolase 26, chloroplastic-like: MDSPAQGYRKNAGICLINSSKKIFAASRLNRPNVWQMPQGGIDEGEDPRSAAIRELKEETGISSAEVIAEVPYWLTYDWPKVKENLKGQTQKWFLLKFTGKEEEINLLGDGTVKAEFGEWSWMSPEQVVELVVDSKKPVYKEVMTVFAPYFQ; this comes from the exons ATGGATTCCCCTGCCCAAGGTTATAGGAAAAACGCTGGTATTTGTCTCATCAATTCTTCTAAAAAG ATTTTTGCAGCTTCAAGGCTAAATAGACCCAATGTTTGGCAAATGCCTCAg ggCGGTATTGATGAGGGTGAAGATCCTAGAAGTGCGGCCATCAGGGAATTAAAAGAAGAGACAGGAATCAGTTCAGCTGAAGTTATTGCAGAG GTACCTTATTGGTTGACATATGACTGGCCTAAAGTCAAGGAAAATCTTAAGGGTCAAACACAGAAGTG GTTTCTTCTTAAATTTACTGGGAAGGAGGAAGAAATCAATCTTTTGGGTGATGGGACTGTGAAAGCTGAATTTGGTGAATGGTCATGGATGTCTCCAGAACAAGTAGTTGAGCTT GTAGTGGATTCTAAGAAGCCTGTTTACAAAGAAGTTATGACAGTTTTTGCTCCATATTTTCAATAA
- the LOC142615048 gene encoding nudix hydrolase 26, chloroplastic-like yields the protein MAFLLCCRFSICTSPKLKSLPLPLSLHNHYQNPSITKSNTLSYSYSSSYTSSSSSSSMDSPPQGYRRNVGICLINPSKKIFSASRLDIPSAWQMPQGGVDEGEDPRNAAIRELREETGVSSAEVIAEVPHWLTYDFPPEVREKLKHQWGSDWKGQAQKWFLLKFTGKDEEINLLGDGTEKAEFGEWSWMSPEQIVELAVDFKKPVYKEVMTAFAPHLQ from the exons ATGGCATTTTTATTATGCTGCCGATTCTCTATCTGTACTTCCCCTAAATTAAAGTCCCTGCCACTGCCACTCTCCCTTCATAACCATTACCAAAACCCTTCAATAACTAAATCTAATACACTCTCCTATTCCTATTCCTCTTCctatacatcatcatcatcatcatcatccatggATTCTCCTCCCCAAGGTTACAGGAGAAACGTTGGTATCTGTCTCATCAATCCTTCCAAAAAG ATTTTTTCAGCTTCAAGGTTGGATATACCCAGTGCTTGGCAAATGCCccag gGTGGTGTCGATGAGGGTGAAGATCCTAGAAATGCAGCCATCAGGGAATTAAGAGAAGAGACAGGAGTTAGTTCAGCAGAAGTTATTGCAGAG GTACCTCATTGGTTGACATATGACTTCCCACCTGAAGTCAGGGAAAAGCTTAAACATCAGTGGGGATCAGACTGGAAGGGTCAAGCACAGAAGTG GTTTCTTCTTAAATTCACTGGGAAGGATGAAGAAATCAATCTGTTGGGTGATGGGACCGAGAAAGCTGAATTTGGCGAGTGGTCATGGATGTCTCCAGAACAAATAGTTGAGCTT GCAGTGGATTTTAAGAAGCCTGTTTACAAGGAAGTTATGACAGCTTTTGCTCCACATCTTCAGTAA